A stretch of Lactuca sativa cultivar Salinas chromosome 6, Lsat_Salinas_v11, whole genome shotgun sequence DNA encodes these proteins:
- the LOC111909345 gene encoding calcium-dependent protein kinase 26 isoform X1, whose amino-acid sequence MGNVCVSCYSKDGFFQSISHPYWWSRSPEMIYYKNEQLSKDPPSIHQDPKPPTPTQNTPPKLVIIAKNDTKPPPPPPIVSYQEIKIDIKQSQKEKASSNSNAKKQNNVKRMLSAGLQADKVLKTKTGHLKEYYNLGQKLGHGQFGTTFLCIEKTTGKEFACKSIAKRKLLTDDDVEDVRREIEIMHHLSGNPNVVSIQGAYEDSVAVHLVMELCAGGELFDRITKKGHYSERKAADLARTIVSVIEACHSLGVMHRDLKPENFLFVDEHEDSPLKTIDFGLSVFFKPGETFVDVVGSPYYVAPEILLKNYGPEADIWSAGVILYILLCGVPPFWGGKSKRLKDYNKLITHRILNSCSFFFFFMTESENEIFEEVLRGKLDFSSDPWPSISESAKDLVRKMLIKDPKRRITAHGVLCHPWISEDGVAPDKPLDSAVLSRLTQFSAMNKLKKMALRVIASKLSEEEIAGLKQMFKIIDTDNSGYITFEELKAGLKRFGSNLTESEIYDLMQSADIDNSGTIDYEEFVAATLHMNKVDREDHLFSAFSYFDKDGSGYITLDELQQACKEFGVDDVHLEEIIKEADQNNDGRIDYNEFVAMMHNGSDIMRVKPMKDDFNMMLREPVAVC is encoded by the exons ATGGGAAATGTATGTGTATCTTGTTACTCAAAGGATGGATTTTTCCAATCAATATCACATCCATACTGGTGGTCTCGATCACCAGAGATGATCTACTACAAAAACGAACAGCTTAGCAAAGATCCTCCATCAATACACCAAGATCCAAAACCTCCTACCCCTACTCAAAACACACCTCCAAAACTAGTGATCATAGCCAAAAACGACACCaaaccacctccacctccacccaTAGTTTCATATCAAGAAATCAAAATAGACATAAAACAATCCCAAAAGGAAAAAGCTTCATCAAATTCAAACGCCAAAAAGCAAAACAATGTGAAGAGAATGTTGAGTGCAGGTTTACAAGCTGACAAGGTATTGAAAACAAAAACTGGGCATCTGAAAGAGTACTACAACTTAGGTCAAAAGCTAGGACATGGTCAATTTGGTACGACTTTTCTCTGCATAGAGAAAACCACAGGAAAAGAATTCGCATGCAAATCAATCGCGAAAAGAAAGTTGTTAACCGATGATGATGTGGAAGATGTCAGGAGGGAAATTGAAATCATGCATCATTTATCTGGAAACCCTAATGTGGTTTCAATTCAAGGGGCTTATGAAGATTCAGTTGCAGTTCATTTGGTTATGGAACTTTGTGCTGGAGGCGAATTGTTTGATAGAATTACCAAAAAAGGACATTATTCAGAAAGAAAAGCAGCTGATCTTGCTAGAACTATTGTATCTGTGATTGAAGCTTGTCATTCTTTAGGTGTTATGCATCGTGATCTTAAACCTGAAAACTTTCTTTTTGTTGATGAACATGAAGATTCTCCTCTTAAAACCATAGATTTTGGATTATCGGTTTTCTTTAAACCAG GTGAAACTTTTGTAGATGTGGTTGGAAGCCCTTACTATGTTGCCCCTGAAATTTTGCTTAAAAATTATGGTCCTGAAGCAGATATATGGAGTGCTGGTGTGATTCTTTACATTCTTCTTTGTGGGGTCCCACCTTTTTGGGGAGGTAAGTCTAAAAGACTAAAAGACTATAATAAGTTAATAACTCATCGAATACTGAATTCatgttcgttttttttttttttcatgacaGAATCTGAAAATGAGATATTTGAAGAGGTTTTGAGGGGTAAACTCGACTTTTCCTCAGATCCATGGCCTAGTATCTCTGAAAGTGCTAAAGATTTGGTTAGAAAAATGCTCATTAAAGACCCCAAAAGACGAATAACAGCTCATGGTGTTCTTT GCCATCCAtggatcagtgaagatggtgttGCACCAGATAAGCCTCTTGATTCTGCTGTTTTGAGTCGTTTAACTCAGTTTTCTGCCATGAATAAGCTCAAGAAAATGGCTCTTAGG GTTATTGCTTCAAAACTCTCGGAAGAAGAAATTGCAGGATTAAAACAAATGTTTAAGATAATAGATACAGACAACAGTGGTTATATTACTTTTGAAGAACTTAAAGCTGGACTCAAACGTTTTGGTTCTAATCTTACAGAGTCTGAGATTTATGATCTAATGCAATCT GCGGATATTGACAATAGTGGTACTATTGACTATGAAGAATTTGTAGCTGCAACATTGCATATGAACAAAGTCGATAGAGAAGATCATTTATTTTCTGCTTTTTCATATTTTGATAAAGATGGAAGTGGTTATATCACCCTTGATGAACTACAACAAGCATGTAAAGAATTTGGAGTAGATGATGTTCATTTAGAAGAAATCATCAAAGAAGCTGACCAAAATAAT GATGGGCGTATAGATTACAATGAGTTTGTTGCAATGATGCATAATGGAAGTGATATTATGAGGGTGAAGCCAATGAAGGATGATTTTAATATGATGTTAAGGGAGCCGGTTGCGGTTTGTTAA
- the LOC111909345 gene encoding calcium-dependent protein kinase 26 isoform X2, translated as MGNVCVSCYSKDGFFQSISHPYWWSRSPEMIYYKNEQLSKDPPSIHQDPKPPTPTQNTPPKLVIIAKNDTKPPPPPPIVSYQEIKIDIKQSQKEKASSNSNAKKQNNVKRMLSAGLQADKVLKTKTGHLKEYYNLGQKLGHGQFGTTFLCIEKTTGKEFACKSIAKRKLLTDDDVEDVRREIEIMHHLSGNPNVVSIQGAYEDSVAVHLVMELCAGGELFDRITKKGHYSERKAADLARTIVSVIEACHSLGVMHRDLKPENFLFVDEHEDSPLKTIDFGLSVFFKPGETFVDVVGSPYYVAPEILLKNYGPEADIWSAGVILYILLCGVPPFWGESENEIFEEVLRGKLDFSSDPWPSISESAKDLVRKMLIKDPKRRITAHGVLCHPWISEDGVAPDKPLDSAVLSRLTQFSAMNKLKKMALRVIASKLSEEEIAGLKQMFKIIDTDNSGYITFEELKAGLKRFGSNLTESEIYDLMQSADIDNSGTIDYEEFVAATLHMNKVDREDHLFSAFSYFDKDGSGYITLDELQQACKEFGVDDVHLEEIIKEADQNNDGRIDYNEFVAMMHNGSDIMRVKPMKDDFNMMLREPVAVC; from the exons ATGGGAAATGTATGTGTATCTTGTTACTCAAAGGATGGATTTTTCCAATCAATATCACATCCATACTGGTGGTCTCGATCACCAGAGATGATCTACTACAAAAACGAACAGCTTAGCAAAGATCCTCCATCAATACACCAAGATCCAAAACCTCCTACCCCTACTCAAAACACACCTCCAAAACTAGTGATCATAGCCAAAAACGACACCaaaccacctccacctccacccaTAGTTTCATATCAAGAAATCAAAATAGACATAAAACAATCCCAAAAGGAAAAAGCTTCATCAAATTCAAACGCCAAAAAGCAAAACAATGTGAAGAGAATGTTGAGTGCAGGTTTACAAGCTGACAAGGTATTGAAAACAAAAACTGGGCATCTGAAAGAGTACTACAACTTAGGTCAAAAGCTAGGACATGGTCAATTTGGTACGACTTTTCTCTGCATAGAGAAAACCACAGGAAAAGAATTCGCATGCAAATCAATCGCGAAAAGAAAGTTGTTAACCGATGATGATGTGGAAGATGTCAGGAGGGAAATTGAAATCATGCATCATTTATCTGGAAACCCTAATGTGGTTTCAATTCAAGGGGCTTATGAAGATTCAGTTGCAGTTCATTTGGTTATGGAACTTTGTGCTGGAGGCGAATTGTTTGATAGAATTACCAAAAAAGGACATTATTCAGAAAGAAAAGCAGCTGATCTTGCTAGAACTATTGTATCTGTGATTGAAGCTTGTCATTCTTTAGGTGTTATGCATCGTGATCTTAAACCTGAAAACTTTCTTTTTGTTGATGAACATGAAGATTCTCCTCTTAAAACCATAGATTTTGGATTATCGGTTTTCTTTAAACCAG GTGAAACTTTTGTAGATGTGGTTGGAAGCCCTTACTATGTTGCCCCTGAAATTTTGCTTAAAAATTATGGTCCTGAAGCAGATATATGGAGTGCTGGTGTGATTCTTTACATTCTTCTTTGTGGGGTCCCACCTTTTTGGGGAG AATCTGAAAATGAGATATTTGAAGAGGTTTTGAGGGGTAAACTCGACTTTTCCTCAGATCCATGGCCTAGTATCTCTGAAAGTGCTAAAGATTTGGTTAGAAAAATGCTCATTAAAGACCCCAAAAGACGAATAACAGCTCATGGTGTTCTTT GCCATCCAtggatcagtgaagatggtgttGCACCAGATAAGCCTCTTGATTCTGCTGTTTTGAGTCGTTTAACTCAGTTTTCTGCCATGAATAAGCTCAAGAAAATGGCTCTTAGG GTTATTGCTTCAAAACTCTCGGAAGAAGAAATTGCAGGATTAAAACAAATGTTTAAGATAATAGATACAGACAACAGTGGTTATATTACTTTTGAAGAACTTAAAGCTGGACTCAAACGTTTTGGTTCTAATCTTACAGAGTCTGAGATTTATGATCTAATGCAATCT GCGGATATTGACAATAGTGGTACTATTGACTATGAAGAATTTGTAGCTGCAACATTGCATATGAACAAAGTCGATAGAGAAGATCATTTATTTTCTGCTTTTTCATATTTTGATAAAGATGGAAGTGGTTATATCACCCTTGATGAACTACAACAAGCATGTAAAGAATTTGGAGTAGATGATGTTCATTTAGAAGAAATCATCAAAGAAGCTGACCAAAATAAT GATGGGCGTATAGATTACAATGAGTTTGTTGCAATGATGCATAATGGAAGTGATATTATGAGGGTGAAGCCAATGAAGGATGATTTTAATATGATGTTAAGGGAGCCGGTTGCGGTTTGTTAA